From the Gorilla gorilla gorilla isolate KB3781 chromosome 22, NHGRI_mGorGor1-v2.1_pri, whole genome shotgun sequence genome, one window contains:
- the TFF1 gene encoding trefoil factor 1 has translation MAAMENKVICALVLVSMLALGTLAEAQTETCTVAPRERQNCGFPGVTPSQCANKGCCFDNTVRGVPWCFYPNTIDVPPEEECEF, from the exons ATGGCCGCCATGGAGAACAAGGTGATCTGCGCCCTGGTCCTGGTGTCCATGCTGGCCCTCGGCACCCTGGCTGAGGCCCAGACAG AGACGTGTACAGTGGCCCCCCGTGAAAGACAGAATTGTGGTTTTCCTGGTGTCACGCCCTCCCAGTGTGCAAATAAGGGCTGCTGTTTCGACAACACCGTTCGTGGGGTCCCCTGGTGCTTCTATCCTAATACCATCGACGTCCCTCCAGAAG AGGAGTGTGAATTTTAG
- the TFF2 gene encoding trefoil factor 2 has translation MGRRDAQLLAALLVLGLCALAGSEKPSPCQCSRLSPHNRTNCGFPGITSDQCFDNGCCFNSSVTGVPWCFHPLPKQESDQCVMEVSDRRNCGYPGISPEECASRKCCFSNFIFEVPWCFFPKSVEDCHY, from the exons ATGGGACGGCGAGACGCCCAGCTCCTGGCAGCGCTCCTCGTCCTGGGGCTATGTGCCCTGGCGGGGAGTGAGAAACCCT CCCCCTGCCAGTGCTCCAGGCTGAGCCCCCATAACAGGACGAACTGCGGCTTCCCTGGAATCACCAGTGACCAGTGTTTTGACAATGGATGCTGTTTCAACTCCAGTGTCACTGGGGTCCCCTGGTGTTTCCACCCCCTCCCAAAGCAAG AGTCGGATCAGTGCGTCATGGAGGTCTCAGACCGAAGAAACTGTGGCTACCCGGGCATCAGCCCCGAGGAATGTGCCTCTCGGAAGTGCTGCTTCTCCAACTTCATCTTTGAAGTGCCCTGGTGCTTCTTCCCGAAGTCTGTGGAAG ACTGCCATTACTAA